The Leadbetterella byssophila DSM 17132 DNA window CTGCTTTCTAATGTTCCTACATTTAAGATAAATTCATCAGGAAGGGAATATTTCTCTTTGATCTCAGTCTTTTCTGCGGCGGAGTATATTCTCTTGAATAAATGGCTACACCCTTGATATATCACTTTTATTTTATCTTCAGGTGTTCCAAAATGCTCTATTATGTCATCTTTTGTCTGCTCTGAAATAGCTACGACGATGTCAGCTTTTTCACATGCATATTGAAACTTCTTAAAATATATCTTTCTGTCTAAAAATGCGTAATAATCAGGCAGCTTTTCAAAGATAAGATCATGAATGGTGACTATCTTTTTAGGAGATTTTTTGCCCCATCGAAGTGGGAGCTCACCGGATAGTCCATGAAAGATATCGCAACCCTCGGCCTGTTTGCCTAAACTTAGTTGCCTGCCCAGGAAACCCTTGATTGGAATGTGAGAGATAGAAGGATGTGAAGGAATAGAGTCCGGGCGCTCATCATATAGATAATATTGATGTTCTGGATAATTTGTGCTCAGAATTCGAATTAGATCTCTGCTGTAATTACCTAGCCCTGACTTATTGTGGAAATAGCGTTTACCGTCGTACCCTATGGTCATCCCCTCTATTTTTTACAAAAATAAGGGTGGAAAGGAGTAAGTGTTTGGTTTATGGTAAAAAAAAGGCCGTTTACTAAGAAACGGCCTTTCGGTTTTTAGAGTTTTTGGGAAACAATACCTCCTTTTGCGCTATCTACCTCTAGGGTAGATCCTTCCACTTTTCCTTTAACTATCCATCTTACTTTTACAAAACCCATGCCCGGAATATTTTCAACGGCAATCTTATTAGGTTCTGTTTTTTGTTCTTTGGATAAGTTAAAATCTTCATTTTCAACGATCATCCCAGCAAGCACTTGGGCTCCTTTCAAACTGATATAATCCGGTCTTTCTATTTTAAACTTAACATCGTGAGCAGAGTGGGTAGGCATGATTCTTCTGTTCATGACTAATGCAGTAACTTCTGTCAAGCCGCCTCCTAGGTCTTTTTTCTTCACGTCAGCAATTTCTAACTTAGGCATTTGATAAGCATGAAGTAAGGTAAACGCCATGTTTCTATGGGTATCTTCCATTAATAAGAATCCTGGATGGTTTCTGATATAGTTCTTCTTTGGTCCACCTATTTCTATATCTCCAAACTGAGGGTGTTTGTAAGGCTTCCATTTAACATAGCCATCTCCGAAAAGAAGTAACTTGTCAAAATCTTCAAATTCTACATTTTCAAACCTA harbors:
- a CDS encoding glycosyltransferase family 4 protein; its protein translation is MTIGYDGKRYFHNKSGLGNYSRDLIRILSTNYPEHQYYLYDERPDSIPSHPSISHIPIKGFLGRQLSLGKQAEGCDIFHGLSGELPLRWGKKSPKKIVTIHDLIFEKLPDYYAFLDRKIYFKKFQYACEKADIVVAISEQTKDDIIEHFGTPEDKIKVIYQGCSHLFKRIYSAAEKTEIKEKYSLPDEFILNVGTLESRKNGLILLQALKATDIPLVFIGRKTDYAKKMEQFAQENKMENRVHFLEGLSNEEVAILYSLAKIFAYPSEYEGFGIPIIEALYSGIPVVTNQAGVFPEAGGPSSAYVDIHNAEEVKAKLISLWDNELERERMSREGRTFVQKFDDLTLAKQWMELYQTLL